One Symphalangus syndactylus isolate Jambi chromosome 20, NHGRI_mSymSyn1-v2.1_pri, whole genome shotgun sequence DNA segment encodes these proteins:
- the INCA1 gene encoding protein INCA1 isoform X1, whose product MGCPEGPATPGPPVEGSGRPFRRRPRPPAWRFPPAGLQAAPGLQAAPQPQPDPRVLIHPRRPRPWLPRSQLWRILPGFLQLHPALGSSTKKETSYPAQSSPVMQVQDDGGNLIPFAKCSSVVSRSPPPRLPSQSLRPMPQRYGDVFWKNLSQRPSPTWLEEQHIPPMLRATGCSQLGPYPPEQLPPPEMLWRRKKRRPCLEGMQQQGLGGVPARVRAVTYHLEDLRRRQSIINKLKKAQWGSSGAASEPVVLGEEGCGFPSTNEYPDLEEKRATYPQEENRFLTPGRAQLLWSPWSPLGQEEACASRQLHSLASFSTVTARRNPLHNPWGMELAASEE is encoded by the exons ATGGGCTGCCCGGAAGGTCCGGCCACGCCCGGTCCACCTGTCGAGGGTTCCGGTCGCCCTTTCAGGCGCAGGCCGCGCCCTCCGGCCTGGCGCTTCCCTCCAGCGGGGCTCCAGGCCGCCCCGGGGCTCCAGGCCGCCCCTCAGCCCCAGCCGGACCCTCGGGTCCTCATCCACCCTCGCAGGCCCAGGCCGTGGCTACCCCGAAGTCAACTGTGGAGGATCCTTCCTGGCTTCCTTCAGCTCCATCCTGCTCTTGGATCTAG CACCAAAAAGGAGACTAGCTACCCAGCCCAGTCCAGTCCAGTCATGCAGGTGCAGGATGATGGAGGCAACCTCATCCCCTTTGCCAA GTGTTCCAGTGTGGTCAGCCGATCTCCACCCCCAAGGTTGCCTTCCCAGAGCCTCAGACCCATGCCCCAGCGTTATGGAGATGTCTTCTGGAAGAACCTTAGTCAAAGGCCCAG CCCCACTTGGCTGGAGGAGCAGCACATTCCACCCATGCTG AGAGCCACTGGTTGCTCCCAGCTTGGTCCGTATCCTCCTGAGCAGCTCCCACCCCCTGAAATGCtttggagaagaaagaagaggaggccaTGTTTGGAAGGAATGCAGCAGCAGGGGCTTGGGGGAGTCCCCGCCCGGGTGAGGGCTGTCACTTACCACCTGGAGGACCTAAGAAGGCGTCAGAGCATCATCAACAA ACTGAAGAAGGCCCAGTGGGGCAGCTCTGGAGCTGCATCTGAGCCAGTGGTGCTTGGCGAAGAGGGCTGTGGATTCCCCAGCACCAATGAATACCCTGATCTGGAAGAGAAGAGGGCAACCTATCCACAGGAAGAGAACCGTTTTCTCACTCCTGGCAGGGCCCAG CTGCTTTGGTCTCCCTGGAGTCCCCTGGGTCAGGAGGAGGCTTGTGCCTCCAGGCAGCTGCACTCTCTGGCCTCCTTCAGCACTGTCACAGCCAGAAGGAACCCCCTTCACAATCCCTGGGGGATGGAGTTGGCAGCGTCTGAAGAGTAA
- the INCA1 gene encoding protein INCA1 isoform X2 — protein MQVQDDGGNLIPFAKCSSVVSRSPPPRLPSQSLRPMPQRYGDVFWKNLSQRPSPTWLEEQHIPPMLRATGCSQLGPYPPEQLPPPEMLWRRKKRRPCLEGMQQQGLGGVPARVRAVTYHLEDLRRRQSIINKLKKAQWGSSGAASEPVVLGEEGCGFPSTNEYPDLEEKRATYPQEENRFLTPGRAQLLWSPWSPLGQEEACASRQLHSLASFSTVTARRNPLHNPWGMELAASEE, from the exons ATGCAGGTGCAGGATGATGGAGGCAACCTCATCCCCTTTGCCAA GTGTTCCAGTGTGGTCAGCCGATCTCCACCCCCAAGGTTGCCTTCCCAGAGCCTCAGACCCATGCCCCAGCGTTATGGAGATGTCTTCTGGAAGAACCTTAGTCAAAGGCCCAG CCCCACTTGGCTGGAGGAGCAGCACATTCCACCCATGCTG AGAGCCACTGGTTGCTCCCAGCTTGGTCCGTATCCTCCTGAGCAGCTCCCACCCCCTGAAATGCtttggagaagaaagaagaggaggccaTGTTTGGAAGGAATGCAGCAGCAGGGGCTTGGGGGAGTCCCCGCCCGGGTGAGGGCTGTCACTTACCACCTGGAGGACCTAAGAAGGCGTCAGAGCATCATCAACAA ACTGAAGAAGGCCCAGTGGGGCAGCTCTGGAGCTGCATCTGAGCCAGTGGTGCTTGGCGAAGAGGGCTGTGGATTCCCCAGCACCAATGAATACCCTGATCTGGAAGAGAAGAGGGCAACCTATCCACAGGAAGAGAACCGTTTTCTCACTCCTGGCAGGGCCCAG CTGCTTTGGTCTCCCTGGAGTCCCCTGGGTCAGGAGGAGGCTTGTGCCTCCAGGCAGCTGCACTCTCTGGCCTCCTTCAGCACTGTCACAGCCAGAAGGAACCCCCTTCACAATCCCTGGGGGATGGAGTTGGCAGCGTCTGAAGAGTAA